cctctttttttttctttttcttttcttatgcatatttttcttttttatgatgtggttcagtattagttCGTCCAACTTAGAGTGTTGGATAGGTACTCCTTACCCTTGTTGGTGTTTAAAATGTTCGACAAGTGTTCATTGTATAAAAGAAGAGTCAAAGTAATATAGCATATCCTGTATTCATTATCATCCAAGTCACCATGAAACCATCTTGTGAAGTACAGTATATCACTAAATTCCGAATATGACCAAAATCGTCTATGCTGAGGGAAACTATAACAAGCATTTGTCTTCCAAATTTAACTTCAGTAGCTGTGTCTACCTTGGTAGTAGTTTCCTACAAGTAGCCACTGGCCAGTGCTAACCCTCTAAAACAAATTTATTTCGACTTTCCTTAATCACAAGTCGTTTAGGTTTGGTTTTAGTTAATTTCATTTATTACATGTTGATGGTGACTCACAAAGGTCAGAAATTGAATAAGCTCCTCTCAATATGTAAATATGAAATCTAAAATCTTAAGATTCAATTCAAGTGAAACTTGAACCTGTGCTGAATTCTGCTCGATGCTCAAGTAGTCAAGTGAGTGTAGTTATTTAAGCTGCAGTGTAACCAGTGATCTATAAAACTtcaaaaaaatttgaacttttgcatactgtttatttatttgaattatAAGCTTTGTGTATTGCTATCCATGTATAACAGTTGatagttttaaaaaaaacattaagtTGAGGCAGCTTAGCTGCATAACTGTAATTGTGATGCTTCAAGTTGAGGTTGAGGTCCATGAGTGCATCAAGCCCGTTATAATAGGGGTTCTGGCAGGATCGACCTATATGTAGGGATGGTTTCATTTGTTACATTTAGACATGAATGGTTACTTTGCGCTATCATTAACTAAGTTTTGCTGGTTAATTGTTTCTGCAATGCGTTTTTGTTGGTTTGTTACCATCCTTGTcagttttgtttttgtgttgcTGTTTGTTTGAATGTATGTTATGATGTTTCTGCTCTGTAAACGTTCTCATTCTGTTTCTTGTGTCTTCTCTTCAGGAGAAAGGTTCGGAAGAAATTGTCTTTAAGGCTATGGGTAGAGCAATTAATAAGACTGTGACAATTGTTGAGCTGATTAAGGTATTATTTGCTCCATATGGTCATTCTGATGCAAAATACTTTGTTATCTTAACCTTATATGTTTATGTTTGCAGAGAAGAATTGTTGGTCTGCACCAGATCACATCAATTGGATCCACTGGTATCACCGACACTTGGGAGCCATTAGAGGAAGGCCTCCATCCGTAAGAGTCTCTCATCTATTTTGAGCAGAATAGTTTTTACCTTTATTTCTACCTTTTCCTTTAGTTTGGAGTAAACTAAAATTAAGGCTGGCTGTTGCTCTACACGTGTGTGCATTGCCTGAGTTCTGACGGTCACATTTGTTATCAGGATTGAAACTACGAGGCATGTTTCTATGATTACCATAACCCTTTCGAAGACGGAGATGGACACATCTGCTATTGGGTGAGTGGACATATGCTgattataaattacaaattgtATTCTATAAGGACTAAAACAAtgtatatacttcgtatgtttAATTTAGCCTTTAGTAAATGGATATTTTCCTCTAATTGTCATCATGTTCTATGCCGGATTGAATATTCTTGgttttgtttattattatacAAAAGCCAACAGGCGTCTAGTCTTGAGAGTTTCTACCTGATTTGTGTGTGATGCTGTAGCTAGTGAAGGCCTGAAGGGATTAAGTCagagttctttttcttttttctttcgagTGCAATGGTGGAATTGTGAGGTGTTACCGTTGATAGGAAACTCCAGATATACTCCAATATTTTGTAGAGCTTTTTTAATGTAATGTATCTTTTCTCCCtgaatttgtgattttttttaatgaaatgtCATAAGCCCTGTCCATTTctgatggagccaaagattcatttgttcttttggctgtgggatgtaatggactaaatcaaaatggctcttaatacctcttcgcttcctttccatgaagtagaagatggtcgtcccgttgttgtcccgttatcgcttttgggtcaggggtaaggttgcgtacttccgaccccccttaccccggTTCTTGcggggagcctctttgaggcaatggggtaatgataatgatgatgatgaaatgTCATAAGCCCATCTGGATTCATCTCTGtaatttgtttttcaaatgTTTTTTCGGACCATAGAGAATAAGGTTAGCTTTGATATATATTATGGAGTAGGTAGTCGTACAGAACAAGGTTCTTGCACATTTGgttcttttaaaaaattataaattgttTCTTGGTTTTCTTACTAAATTTCTTTCTTTATGATATTCTCTAGGTATCAGCCTCCTTTGCCTGCTGATCAAGTGAAACCATCTAATGATTATGATTATGAAGGAGGTATTATATGTCTAGTTTATTTAAATCATTTGATCGTCTTAGTTAATAAATTGAATTCCTGAATTTTTAACACCTAATGGTTCAGATGGCTCTCCAAATGCTCGAGGCAGGGGTCGTGGTGGTAGAGGAAGGGGAAGGGGCAGAGGTCCAGCAGGTTTGTTATTGCAtcctttttgggtttttttattGGTGTTTTTTAATGCTTTTATCTCTGTTAAGAGTACATGAGTATTGAATCTGGAATATCTATATTATATAGTTTGGCATGAGTACCATACTTGTTTATGGTGTTCTGTGTTGCTGCTTGTGTATTTGCAATAACAATTGGTGACAGAATAAAACCTCATTTATTTCAGGCAATGGATTTATGTCTGCTGATTATGAGGAGGGAGGCTGGGATCAGAATCGAGGCTATCCTAGGGGTAGGGGCAGAGGTAGAGGCCGTGGTTTCCGTGGTCGTGGAAGGGGAGGTTACAGTTACAGTGGTCCTATGGTTGACCCCCAGCAAAATGCAGGAGGTTACAATCGAGGCCCACCAGTTCAAGGCCGTGGTAATTTTTCTTAACTTCTCATAAATTTGTGCGTATATTGTTGAGTTACACACAATTACATAAGTCATTCAATTAGATTTTGCAATTGAGCTGAAATGTGTCGGTTGGATGCAATAATGGTTCTTTGCTCTATGTTATGGTATGATGGTTCTAGGCCTGTGCATGCTCGTGGATCTACGAAGCAGCCATCATAACTTTAAAAGCTGTTGTACTATGTGATTGAATCATAAACAGAAATGTTGTTCATTTTGCAATATTTTATGCTTTTCAGTTTCTGGGTGGTGTAAGATCTGGCATCCATGAGAATTGCATCCAAGAGAATTAATATTATTCTCAGATAGatgtttatgtttttttttttttacattgcAGGTCGTGGCCGTGGGAGGGGAGGAGGTCGTGGAAGGGGTGGCCGCGGTGGACGCTCTGACGGCCCTGTCCCTGTTGAGGCTGCTGCTGGAGATGCTTGATTGCTCTTCCTTTGAACAGATAATGCGCAGGGGTTCTTGTTTTGCAAGTGTGAAATGCCTGCTCTGTCTCTCTATGTTTGACATTGGTTTTTTGTTTTGTCAACTAATTGTACTTTATAGGACTTGTTGAATGTGTACCATTAGACTGTAGTTTAGATTAAAGCTTCCTGTAGCCCAATTTGTGGCAATTTTTCTGTTTTCCTTAGAGTAGATTGAGTTGCTTGTTTTGGTAATTGTAATTTTTCTTTCCCCAACATTGGCGAGCAGTGCATTCTTTTATTTGTTCATGTTTGTAGGATTCTGATTGTTGTGTTCTCCAGTCTTGACCCTGCAGGGCGCGCTATTTACATGAGTCGACCTCACGTATATCTGCTAATTAATTAAAGTCAGGTTGTAATTGTTACATTATATAACACTACCATTTATTACCGGCTTGTTTGGTAGTTGGTAATGGAAGGAATGAGAACAAATCTATGTGTTATTTGGCAAGAAAATAACATGATAACCATGGTAATGAAGTTTTGTCTCAAACTCGGTAATGGACCATTCCTCAAATGGTAATGGACATttataaagtaaaaaaaatattttgagtGAACTATCTTACCATGGAATGATATTAATTTTCCTAgcaaatttacatacaaattcattctcATTGACACCGTTTGTTGCCGGCTACCAAACGCACACCGTCCCTGCAAGCACCCTTTAAGGCTCGGGGGGATCAGCACAAGAACAAGTTAGGActtcaaatgtcgtccctctgtagatagtccaatAGGGGTGTGCACAGGTCCAAAACCGGACAGGAACCGGTTGGACTGGTAGACTGGAATTTTCCTAATTCACGGACCGAGGACCGGAGCGGAAAGAATCCGGTCCGTAACGGAAAATTAAGGTTCTGTTCGGCTTTGGACCGACTTGGACCGACTTGGaccggttttctttaattgcgATTTACAATCATAAACTCAATTTGTTTTTACATTTTATCTTTTAACAACCTGTATTTCTCTTTAGATACGTCATACATCACATCATAAGCTTAATTTAAAGGGGTAAAGGTCAATAACATACAAAAAAATctccaaagttttttttttttgtgtggggAAATTATGGTATGTGGGCTATAAGTGGGGCTCTTCAATCaaagatttatatttttaaaattagattTCGGTCACCGGTCCAAACTGGAAAATTTCGGGTTTTGCCCGGACCCGACCGTAAAACGAGAATCGTATATTTTCAAGGACCGAGGACCGGAATCTATTGGTCTGGTCCGGTCCGGTTCGGTTCCGTTACAATTTCCGGTCGAACCGGACCGTGCACACCCCTGGTCCACAATACATTGAGATCCGCCTGAAAttcgaccaactagaatctcaaTATAAGATATAGGGAATTTGGGATCTCACTTTAATGGTGATAGGCAAATCATGAAAACTAGTGTGTGTTTCATGACCATATAACATATATACATATAGAAAATAGGAAAACCTTAGGATgccaaaaccctaatttaggaTTACGAAGTTTTTGGGAGAACTCCCAAAAACCCTAGGATGAAACCGGTCGACAATCATGTTTACTTGTGGCCCAAGTTGCTTGCGGAGCAAGCAAACTTGGCGCCCAAGTGTTGTTGTTGCTAAGGTGAGCTAGCGTTGCGCGGGCTGGCGCTATGCCGCTCGTTGCTTTGTTGCCCATCGCTGGCGCTGGGGTTGGCGCGCTCGCTAGCCCATGCGCGTTGGCCTTGTGCTGGCGCTGGGTTGGCGACACTGCTGGCCCATGCGTTGGTGCACGCGTTTGTTAGATACATTGGCACGTCCATGGGCTTGCCTTGTGACTAGCTCATGGACTTGCCTCGTCCATGGGCTTTGATACACGCGGCTATTAGCCCGTGCTTCCGACACATGGATTAAGCTTCACGTTTCTAATTCATTTTCCTATTCCGGTACTATTCCCGACTCGAactatatttccgttttcgataatatttccgattccgacaatgtttccgattttgacaatattacCGTTTCctacaatatttctatttccaataatattttcgatacaaacaatatttttgtttccggtaatatcttcgtctccgataatatttataattccgataatatttccgatacgaatcatatttccgcttccggcaataCCTTATTTTCAGACAAATATTCTCGTTTTTCCCGTTGATGATTTATTTAGCTACCACTAAAACCAacatcctgttaggttatgacaaatataaaacatatatttcatgcggaaaaaccataaagctatgAATCCAAATTAactgccacatagtcaattagcataattcaggatacatacatgtgacgcgtgccttccctagctgctcctgaaccgaacaagaacaagtttaggactccaagtgtcgtccctccgtagatagtccacaacacgttcggatccgccttatattcaattaactagaatatagtctaaggttttatgttattcgaacttaattatttggcaaattattaagcttagtttaatcttaaaactatatgaatacttgagaatatgataatataaattgtgattattcatcacctatttatagggaggaattatcggacttagaaatccactaggattcaatttactaattcaattaaaattctacttaaattaatcatttgtttttagtgtttaattaaacgactaactctagtggatttaggaaaacaatctaaccggacaaatcctaagcgtCTAAAGATTCGAGGCATGCACGAACACAACGACACACACGagcagcccacaaggggcgctgtgcgcgcgcggcccagcagcgctggcacGCGGCCCATGCGAGGGCGCTGCCAGCCTGCTGccttgccttggctgggcctgccttgctaggCGCGGGCTGCTGCGTTGTTGCTCTctttgcgcgggcttcgctaggcgcgggcctggcttcgtgctgggcccttgcgtctagcaagctcgtccgatgtttatttcgtacgtcgcgcttccgattcgttttccgattccggaattcatttccgattcgaacaatatttaatatttccgattccggaatcaattttcgtttcgaacaaatatttaatatttccgtttccggattttatttccgattccgataatattttcgattccggcaatatttccgtttccggcaatatttccatttccgataatattttccgatacgtaccatgtttccgtttccggcaacatctacgacttggataatatttatatttccgatacgatccatatttccgtttccagcgatatcatcgtttccggagtattcataattttccttttgacgatttcagctcccactggaaccgagatccgtcgattccgaatatccataaatggagtatttaattcacctaaatacttcatacgttcacgtactatttgtgtgaccctacgggtccagtcaagagtaagctgtggattaatattattaattccacttgaactgaagcggcctctagctaggcatacagttcacttgatctcactgaattattaacttgaatatttaattaatactgaacctcatttattagacttagcattgaatgcgtacttggaccaagggcattatttccttcagtctcccacttgtccttagggacaagtgtgcattgcctaattcctttgtcgcttgatgcttgctcatgaacataaggtaagagttgtcatccttattacgtccagaggtatttctcggtttcatagttcaactgatcaaataaaaatataatcatagcctatgattcatctcaacacgaccatgcattttacagtttctagctctccgagtggccttgtacaactttcagcatctcatcccgatttatgggaggacaatcccaatcttgtgatcttgaggttagacttcgtttaataggtgattacccgagcgttgacGTTATAGCCTCCtgttacggtgcgacggttgacaacgtcaaagtaaccagttctcaaacaagtaatctcaaatcactcaggtattgaggattagtgtctaataattttaatgaaatttacttatgacagattttcatctcttacagtaaagtttcataggtctgtccgatactagtcttctcaaagtaagtatctatgcaaatgattgcgacattgccatgtccacatgaaggaaataatgcccttagtccaagtatgcatttaatgttaagtctaataaatgcggtttagtattaattgacaagttaataaattcagtgagatcaagtgagctaaatgcctagctagaggccgcttcagtgcaagtggaattaatgacattaatccacaacttactcttgactgaacccgtagggtcacacaaatagtacgtaaacggatcaagtatttaatggcattaaatactccatgtatggatattcggaatcgacggatcttggtttcagtgggagctgagatcgtcaaaggcaagtaaatgaatactccggaaacgatgatattgccggaaacggaaatatggatcgtatcggaaatataaatattatccaagtcgtagatattgccggaaacggaaacatggtacgtatcggaaaatgttatcggaaatggaaatattgccggaatcggaaatattgccagaaacggaaatattgtcagaatcggaaatattatcgaaatcggaaaataaattccggaaacggaaatattaaatatttgttcgaaacagaaattaattctggaatcggaaatattaaatattgttcgtatcggaaatgaattccggaatcgggaatttaatcggaagcgtatcgtacgaattagcatcggacgaggcccgccagacgaaggcccagcacgaagtcgggccatcgcccagcaggcagagcgcaacaaacacacgccaagcctcgaccaggcccagcgcaaagccaggcccagccaaggcttgggcgcgCATGAGGAGCAGgcgggctgcgacgagtgggccttgcgctgtgcgctcggcgtgggccgtaaggcctgcgtacgggcgtgcggtgcttgtgcgccactcgtgtgtgtgttactcgaatcctaaagcaaccgggattcgtcatatgattaaatccaatcctaatagataaagtttatttaaatagagtcctaacaggattctaattaaactaaattagaattctattaggattataagtccttttccataactctataaataggggcctagggtcacaaatttatacacacaattgaagtattcaaaggtaagattttggagcaaaaatcagccaaacacttgcaaccatttagccgaaattcttagaaccttaagggcgattctagttggtcaagctgaaggcggattcggacgtgctgtggactatctacggagggacgacacttggattcctaaagacttgttcttgttcggttcgggcgcagctagggagggcacgctacaatgtgtatgcacctaaattatgctaaatgattatgtgtaaataatatgtttcctggcattaaggttttccgcatgatttatgtttttgtcatatgtatcataacctaacaccacatagttcaagaaacagaactactagtcatcttgcactctagtcgtctagcattttctatgcgtccacctttatagaaaacttccgaccagggaccattttcaacttttgacattcaagttcacttgatagatatttcttagtcacaggactggtcctgacagtctaccttgaatatattgtcaaattgaaaggactcattatttaatactaaaccaagattaaatggaatatgaaaatacatttcatatatgataaatgtccaaacccaatgttttacaaccatgggcctctatcccatctttaaaacagttaatggaattcaaagctatgcttgatttccaatgctacaatgtgagtgttgcttctcacttgttgcataggtttagttatcatgccttgccaatcttaatatccctttcatcgaatgtctttcgagataggatgataagatcttttgagtttgtttattatgtgatctagtctttcttacttcaatagtggttctacgcattttgcaatgaagaaccattatgtcaacagacatgtgatctacccaacttcagtgaagaactctttacgtaaacaactctgtttcattgcttcttaggcaataagtatttttacttcaactgtataggttgctagtgatgctttgtttggatttgcttatccaagcagttcacagatatgtggaagactttccagctgtatcttagaacatagaaactaatatttaatttcccacgcaacaactcatggtgttcaatccatgttgccatttcaaaacacgatgatcTTTAGCTCGTTTTGCCAATGTTTAACTCCAAAcagatcttgcttgatcctttgccagtgtttatgcgtgtagcatgaATATTTagtatatctttatttccttgaatcaagaactattcctatatgtgccttttcaagtaccataagtttttcttgatctcaatctatttgatctttacttagatcaatagagattggtatatgttcgtcatgcctaaagtcatacgatacgtgtttggcgatcctcatattatatcatacatgataaattcttctgcagaataattcccaattgaattctatccatgtaactttagctcatctagtttcagtggatactaaatccagctagattctttgacatataatataggttaagaatctcatttagactctttgatgtttaacttagtaaatgcttatacatagttcaaacattctttacttagatttattcatatgggccgaatatctccaatggagtctttcgtgtttgatttagtaaatgcaattacttaatctaaaacaatattataagatattTGTAATTAGAtcataatacccagtatgtactaagtttcgccttggtccatcattgatgaataatttcaaatctgagtcattagcatttgaatgttatttcacaatagagagatatgtgtgtgatacacataggaccaattaagttttatgtactcccactaaacttcttatatatctataagaatcatgtacattttatgaaactaaaatactaattagcttcactaaaatacagttccaattaccaattgcttgcttaaatctgtacttatatttcataagctagctttccttttcaagtatttatttggatccacaaatcctatgacataccatgtacatagtttcttccaacatttgattcgaggaatacgttttgtcatccaattgccatatgtaccaatatgcaatcattgcttgatttatagacttgagcattatgattttgtttgaggtttcaacacaatccacatcgtgaatttgcttgtaacctttagcaactaatctagctttgtgtgtgaagacacaattccatgtttgatggtttttatccttaaaaccaatttgcaaccaataggtgtttaatctattcttgcaaatcaacaaaattttaattttgtcatcaaaacattaagtatgttttatggcctttaaccgtctaaaacatttgattctatatatggcctctaaccattttagggaatctaggtttcgtcatagctttcttgcaagtcacaaactcattaatctacatgataatagtttgactgcaagttctAGGTttattcactatctaatagaagaatctcatagtttcagtaacctgaactctatgtttcttcactatccaatagaagaatctcatagtttcagtgacttgaactctatgtctacctgggtatagaacatcaaacaatagaatatcaacagacactcgaaagtcctttgaatattctgttctccttgaagcacttgtaaagtcttctaagagatgtccattctttaaagccacttctaaagtccttaaagaataagtgttcggattttctgaagaacttctaaaagcctccggaatgtccgtttatgtttgttgttcgcctcgaagactttcgaggtctattttctcccacttgtcattttggaaatgaatctccaaaaggacattatttcgagtaaacaaacattatgttctcaaaaattcgtgttagaaacaatacccttgtgtctcatttgaataaatcacaatgaaacatatatctatacttgggcattagtttgttgaataacaaacactaagctcccactgagtatAGCAAcactttagatatatattattgaaaagatattatgaatttacttttcaatagctttgacaaatttggtttagtttggtggtagttgagcattttgtttagaaattatagggaaaatctttatgattcatcattgatcgaatcaagtactaattgacttcgattattccaacgtagatatgccatatcttttggagctagatcgtgaaattacaacaaacAATTATTTGATGATCATTTTtagtcttaaagtaatcatcgacatgatctatcctagatctttatgatatcttgccaagtggacatttttatacttttctatgaatctttgaactagccaagaagattcaaacttatatcactttgagtaaataaatccatattcactcaaaaccatgtgaaataataaagtcataaaatctttctttagctttgaactttatcgtctaggcgttctaacaatagttcatatctttttttactttcaacaagtaagactacttgtcttgaattgatctagaaatcaaacaACTtttaaaagtccatcaaaatagagcttttgaatgttaacttgttgacatggtctaagcaacaatgctaaaggtttgtggaactcaaatcaagagattgatttgaacctagtaaagttcttattgttaaagatttgtttgttttaatcaagcatattgattcaacacgtaaatgaccattttattcaaataaacaaacaaacattgtttttgtttttcttgaatgtgagtcttctggtgtttgaaacagaaatttaggtatgctgattttggaacaaaataaccattaagttccagccttgaaaggacttaaaacaaactagatgaccctacaactaatgtagcaatgccatgcttcattttcacttgtaggtcattagtccatcctagcttccattgtttgagttattaccgaagtaaaaacttcaagcggtatatgataccaaggaagtttgattgctagctctttaaacataaaattttaggtagaaacagaattgtaaattcctttcatttgttccttattttcctatttcttgtaccctttcttatagtcttaagaattgacttctagtgttgacttttatacttttttagacatgtccaatgtcactccaacaaggttcttaccattttatttatgttgaatgttctgtttcaactagatgatcttaccagaagcttctaaagttctctaagcatcgatctattcgaatgtctagggactagactcattcgagaattaaatggacaaaaatattaagttgttaaccattggtaaagctgagcgtttaaactcaatgctttatgatatcaaaac
This Spinacia oleracea cultivar Varoflay chromosome 6, BTI_SOV_V1, whole genome shotgun sequence DNA region includes the following protein-coding sequences:
- the LOC110792918 gene encoding DEAD-box ATP-dependent RNA helicase 52A — encoded protein: MEQYVKVEKPKVETPIDENEIRITSQGRMRSYITYAMTLLQEKGSEEIVFKAMGRAINKTVTIVELIKRRIVGLHQITSIGSTGITDTWEPLEEGLHPIETTRHVSMITITLSKTEMDTSAIGYQPPLPADQVKPSNDYDYEGDGSPNARGRGRGGRGRGRGRGPAGNGFMSADYEEGGWDQNRGYPRGRGRGRGRGFRGRGRGGYSYSGPMVDPQQNAGGYNRGPPVQGRGRGRGRGGGRGRGGRGGRSDGPVPVEAAAGDA